A section of the Pan paniscus chromosome 7, NHGRI_mPanPan1-v2.0_pri, whole genome shotgun sequence genome encodes:
- the FZD6 gene encoding frizzled-6: MEMFTFLLTCIFLPLVRGHSLFTCEPITVPRCMKMAYNMTFFPNLMGHYDQSIAAVEMEHFLPLANLECSPNIETFLCKAFVPTCTEQIHVVPPCRKLCEKVYSDCKKLIDTFGIRWPEELECDRLQYCDETVPVTFDPHTEFLGPQKKTEQVQRDIGFWCPRHLKTSGGQGYKFLGIDQCAPPCPNMYFKSDELEFAKSFIGTVSIFCLCATLFTFLTFLIDVRRFRYPERPIIYYSVCYSIVSLMYFIGFLLGDSTACNKADEKLELGDTVVLGSQNKACTVLFMLLYFFTMAGTVWWVILTITWFLAAGRKWSCEAIEQKAVWFHAVAWGTPGFLTVMLLAMNKVEGDNISGVCFVGLYDLDASRYFVLLPLCLCVFVGLSLLLAGIISLNHVRQVIQHDGRNQEKLKKFMIRIGVFSGLYLVPLVTLLGCYVYEQVNRITWEITWVSDHCRQYHIPCPYQAKAKARPELALFMIKYLMTLIVGISAVFWVGSKKTCTEWAGFFKRNRKRDPISESRRVLQESCEFFLKHNSKVKHKKKHYKPSSHKLKVISKSMGTSTGATANHGTSAVAITSHDYLGQETLTEIQTSPETSMREVKADGASTPRLREQDCGEPASPAASISRLSGEQVDRKGQAGSVSESARSEGRISPKSDITDTGLAQSNNLQVPSSSEPSSLKGSTSLLVHPVSGVRKEQGGGCHSDT; encoded by the exons CATTTTCTTCCTCTCGCAAATCTGGAATGTTCACCAAACATTGAAACTTTCCTCTGCAAAGCATTTGTACCAACCTGCACAGAACAAATTCATGTGGTTCCACCTTGTCGTAAACTTTGTGAGAAAGTATATTCTGATTGCAAAAAATTAATTGACACTTTTGGGATCCGATGGCCTGAGGAGCTTGAATGTGACAG ATTACAATACTGTGATGAGACTGTTCCTGTAACTTTTGATCCACACACAGAATTTCTTGGtcctcagaagaaaacagaacaagtCCAAAGAGACATTGGATTTTGGTGTCCAAGGCATCTTAAGACTTCTGGGGGACAAGGATATAAGTTTCTGGGAATTGACCAATGTGCGCCTCCATGCCCcaacatgtattttaaaagtgatgAGCTAGAGTTTgcaaaaagttttattggaacagttTCAATATTTTGTCTTTGTGCAACTCTGTTCACATTCCTTACTTTTTTAATTGATGTTAGAAGATTCAGATACCCAGAGAGACCAATTATATATTACTCTGTCTGTTACAGCATTGTATCTCTTATGTACTTCATTGGATTTTTGCTAGGCGATAGCACAGCCTGCAATAAGGCAGATGAGAAGCTAGAACTTGGTGACACTGTTGTCCTAGGCTCTCAAAATAAGGCTTGCACCGTTTTGTtcatgcttttgtattttttcacaaTGGCTGGCACTGTGTGGTGGGTGATTCTTACCATTACTTGGTTCTTAGCTGCAGGAAGAAAATGGAGTTGTGAAGCCATCGAACAAAAAGCAGTGTGGTTTCATGCTGTTGCATGGGGAACACCAGGTTTCCTGACTGTTATGCTTCTTGCTATGAACAAAGTTGAAGGAGACAACATTAGTGGAGTTTGCTTTGTTGGCCTTTATGACCTGGATGCTTCTCGCTACTTTGTACTCTTGCCACTGTGCCTTTGTGTGTTTGTTGGGCTCTCTCTTCTTTTAGCTGGCATTATTTCCTTAAATCATGTTCGACAAGTCATACAACATGATGGCCGGAAccaagaaaaactaaagaaatttaTGATTCGAATTGGAGTCTTCAGCGGCTTGTATCTTGTGCCATTAGTGACACTTCTCGGATGTTACGTCTATGAGCAAGTGAACAGGATTACCTGGGAGATAACTTGGGTCTCTGATCATTGTCGTCAGTACCATATCCCATGTCCTTATCAG GCAAAAGCAAAAGCTCGACCAGAATTGGCTTTATTTATGATAAAATACCTGATGACATTAATTGTTGGCATCTCTGCTGTCTTCTGGGTTGGAAGCAAAAAGACATGCACAGAATGGGCTGGGTTTTTTAAACGAAATCGCAAGAGAGA TCCAATCAGTGAAAGTCGAAGAGTACTACAGGAATCATGtgagtttttcttaaagcacaaTTCTAAAGTTAAACACAAAAAGAAGCACTATAAACCAAGTTCACACAAGCTGAAGGTCATTTCCAAATCCATGGGAACCAGCACAGGAGCTACAGCAAATCATGGCACTTCTGCAGTAGCAATTACTAGCCATGATTACCTAGGACAAGAAACTTTGACAGAAATCCAAACCTCACCAGAAACATCAATGAGAGAGGTGAAAGCGGACGGAGCTAGCACCCCCAGGTTAAGAGAACAGGACTGTGGTGAACCTGCCTCGCCAGCAGCATCCATCTCCAGACTCTCTGGGGAACAGGTCGACAGGAAGGGCCAGGCAGGCAGTGTATCTGAAAGTGCGCGGAGTGAAGGAAG gATTAGTCCAAAGAGTGATATTACTGACActggcctggcacagagcaacAATTTGCAGGTCCCCAGTTCTTCAGAACCAAGCAGCCTCAAAGGTTCCACATCTCTGCTTGTTCACCCAGTTTCAGGAGTGAGAAAAGAGCAGGGAGGTGGTTGTCATTCAGATACTTGA